The DNA segment AGTTCTACACTAGTCAATCTCATTTCAGAATGCTTCATCAAACCACTGGACGAGCTCTCACCTGAGGCAAAGCAGCCTATCCATTTCACACCTTTTGAGCTGGCCTGGCTCAACTTCAAATACTCCCAAAGAGGTCTCCTTTTCAGAAAACCACCTTCACCAGATTGTTTCTCAATAACCACTTTCTTGAATCACCTCCAACACTCTCTCTCCGCCACCCTCACTCATTTCTACCCGCTTGCCAGTCGTTTTGTCACTAGAAAACAAGAAAACCCACCTTCATATGTCATCTACTTATCCAGAAAACTCCCCTGGCGCCAAGTTTATTTATGCCAAGGCGGGAGCCACAGTATCCGACGTACTTGACCCACCCGACGTACCTTTACTTGTCCATTCGTTTTTTGATCTTAATAACGCCATTTGCTATGACGGTCACACGTTGCCTCTGTTATCCATTCAGGTACAAAAGGAATGTTTGGTAATTATGACTGATATTTATACAATGTAGATATTTACATAATCTACCGTCTACTATGACTAATTACAATGTGTCTAATAATACAGGTGACTGAACCATATGGTGACCGACGGGACCTCTTTATGGCATTTCATGGCTGCTTGGAGTGAAATATTTAGATCCGGAGGACAATCAGTTTCTCGTCCTCCGGTATTCAAGCGATGGGTGCTGGATGGATATGATCCTATAATCAATCTCCCCTACAACCATCAAGATCAGTTTATTGAACGATTTGAAAATCAAACCTTTAAAGAGCGATTCTTCAGTTTCTCCTCAACGGCCATCTCCAAACTCAAAGCAACAGCAAATTCTGAATGCAATACACAAAAGATTTCAAGTTTACAAGCCGTGATCGCGCTTTTATGGAGGTGCATCACCCGTGCGCGATGTCTACCACATGATTGTGAAATCACTTGTTCGTTGATGTTTTCTACGCGGGCTAGGTTAAACCCGCCTTTGTCAGATGATTATTTTGGTAACCCGGTTCACATTGTGGGAGGCAAAGCAACTGTGGGGGATTTGTTGGCTCATGGTCTCGGTTGGGCAGCTTTCCGACTACACGAAGCCGTGATAAACCACGATGATAAAGCAATCAAGGAAGAGGTTGAGTCATGGATAAAATGTCCAGTGATATATAAACGGATTCATCTGTTTGGTGCAAACCTTGTGCGAGCTGCGAGCTCACCGAGATTTGACATGTATGGGTGTGAATTTGGATTGGGTAAAGCGCTTGCGGTTAGAAGTGGGTGCACTAACAAATGCGATGGGAAGATAACAATGCATCCAGGGCGAGAGGGTGGCGGTAGCATGGACGTAGAAGTTTGCCTTTTGCCGGAATATATGAAAAATATTCAAGCTGACCAGGAGCTCATGAGTTATCTAATGATAGACTAAGAGATGAGTCTGCTTCTGTTGGATCTGGTTTAGGATCGGTCCATGATGGGCGCTAAACCCGCGTTAACGGGTCAGTCACATTGTTAAGTGAATGTTTCTTGTTTGTTTCGGTATTTTCTGTTTTTCATTGGATTGGTCTATTGAGTCTGTAAGCTATTTATGGCTCTTCCTTTATTGAATGAGATATCACTATTTTGAGAGTCTATTCATACTTCTTGGGATCTTTCAGTTTCGTTACTAGAAGCCAAAAAGAGGAAGAAAATAATTGCATCCAACATCCATATGTATAACTTGACTCTTAAGGTCATTATAACTAAATTCTAACTATAATGGCATCCAACATCCATATGTATAACTTGACTCATAAGGTCAATATAACTAAATTCTAACTAAAGTTTCCATATGATTTTTATAACTTTAAAAACATTTAATATACCTTTAGCAATGTTTGTGGTAAATGCAAATTCTAAGTTTGACATCCAACCCTTCCGGGATCTTTAAGCTTGTCACCTACAAAACTATAAATACTTCAAGTACATATCACACCAGAAAAAAATATAGTTCAGTAAGATTAAAACATTAGGATTAGGATACAAAGGATCCttattgtaagaagtgtaagaaggatttataaagTGACAAGTGTCCATTAACCTAAAAacacccactacaaaaaaaaaaaaaaaaaaaagttaaacatccaccaccaccaaaaacctaaacccccacccctctcccccatcacccaccccaatttttttttttttaccggtggtgggggtttaggtttttacCAGGTGATGGgcgtgggtgtttagttttttttagatttttttttaggtttattttttattttttatttttttttgggggaggggggttaggttttagGTTTTGTGggggttttttggtgaggtatagttttttttttttttttttgcccgagaggtgggggagggggggtgaggggtttaggttttttttttttttttttttttttttttgggggggggggggggtggggggttaggtttttgggtggtggtggggtggggtgggggtgggtgtttaggttttgggtggtgatgtagtgggtttagtttaggttttgacacttgtcactctataaatccttcttacaattagaagtcTTTCTAGAATAACTTAACCCTAAAACATTATACGTTTCGGATAAAAAAGCATGTGTCACTTGTTGTTTAAATATTGGTGCTTCTCCTTTTAAGAGCAAGTGCCATATGTTGTTCTTGAGGTAGAAGTGCATCTGGATCAATCCTTTTTCTATATCCAAGAATTCTAAGACTTTTTAGTAAAGACATGCTATGTGGAACATGACTTATAAATGTATGCATCAGATTTAACTCTTCCAAACATTTTAAATCTCTTAGGTTCTCGGGTAATTTATCAAGCTCATAACACAAAGAAAGGTCAAAGTTGTTTGAGATGTTTTAGCTTACAAACGCTACCTGGGAGATGTTTAATCTTTTGAATTTGTTATATTTAGTTTTTCTAAACATTCCAGTTGACCAATGTCTTTAGGCAATTCCTCTATGCCA comes from the Helianthus annuus cultivar XRQ/B chromosome 4, HanXRQr2.0-SUNRISE, whole genome shotgun sequence genome and includes:
- the LOC110886832 gene encoding uncharacterized acetyltransferase At3g50280 is translated as MVTDGTSLWHFMAAWSEIFRSGGQSVSRPPVFKRWVLDGYDPIINLPYNHQDQFIERFENQTFKERFFSFSSTAISKLKATANSECNTQKISSLQAVIALLWRCITRARCLPHDCEITCSLMFSTRARLNPPLSDDYFGNPVHIVGGKATVGDLLAHGLGWAAFRLHEAVINHDDKAIKEEVESWIKCPVIYKRIHLFGANLVRAASSPRFDMYGCEFGLGKALAVRSGCTNKCDGKITMHPGREGGGSMDVEVCLLPEYMKNIQADQELMSYLMID